In Toxoplasma gondii ME49 chromosome V, whole genome shotgun sequence, the DNA window TCAGGCCTCTCCTCCTGGCCCCCTCGCAGTTTCATCTGACGCCTGTGCAGGTCTGTGATTCCTCTGGAAGAgcacgaagacgaagacggcggaGGGGCAGACGCAGGCAACTGAGCGAGCGCACCGTTGGACGTtgctccgtcttcctctttctctgaaGTGCCCTCCGGCAGGTTTTCGATCTCGTCGTTGAGAAGTAAAGGCGATGGAAAGTGGGTGTCTTGCGCTGCAGAACGGGAACAAAAGGTACGAGTGAGAAAcacacgaaagaaaagagcaaaTGAATGCAGTGAGGAATGCCGTTTTCGGGAGTGACGGGAAAGAGCTGAAGGGAAAGAGCGACAAAAGGCAGGAAAAAAGCTTTCTGAAAGAGTTGAGTCGCTGGACTATTACCTCATCCACGCCCTTCAGCAATTCTTCCCTATCGTTGCGATATGTATCGCTTAACgattcctctgcttcttctcttccgcacCCCCTTCCCCCCAAATAGAATCCAGCTTGCTGTGACTGTCGCCTTTTCGTCGtccactgtttctctcccttcggaCTCAGTGTGCACTCCTGCGAATCTGATTTCTTTTACGGAATACGTCATTATACGCACATTTTCGGCGAAGCCGATCTGGCGAAACCCGTTTTTTCGAGGCGAGTTTAtccgttctctccctttgtcttcttgctcttctctcaccCCGCATCGACGTCTGTCAGCCTTGCGCCGCTTTCCCACACTGGACTGACCTTGGCGTGTTTTGTGACAAACTCCAGCGACTGCGCGCGAGTCTCCAACGGAGGCAACGACGACGAAGTTGCCAAGAATCAGACAAACAACGGCGGTGCAGCCGCCGACTTTGAGAGTGCGGAACTTGGAGAGGAACTCTCGGTCGACGTGCTTGAATGCAGAGATGATCCTCGGGCCCAGCGTAAGAAACAATTCTCCCACCTGCTCAGAGGGCAGAGGAAAGGGACAGACCAGcgaagacggaagagacgaagggagcTTGAGGAGAAATTCAGACGCCGGGGAAGCAGGAGCGGAAGACGTCGAGACGGCAGAGGTGGACGAGGGGGGGGAAGCCACAGATGTAGATGAGGCAGATGATGGGGCGCTCTCAGAGCTGGGAGCTGCGGTGGGCTGGTACGAAAGCTTTTGACGCTTTGATTTTGGAAGGGGCTTCACCAGATAGGAAGCAACGCGAGACGGAAGGTGGGTGGCGCAAAATTCCGAACACGTCGCCCCACAGTGGCCATCGAAGAGGGCAACCAACGCAGCTAAGAGACATGGAGAACAAGTGGAGAGTGAGAGAGGTGATGAAGAAAGAGGTGGAcatgaaggacgcagagaaggcggatGGGACAGcacaggcgagaaagaggaaggggaTCAAACGGAAGACTGAGGAAAGCTATTAGCTTAACGGCGTTACATGAAGGACAGGGCCGGAGGCAGTAGGACCAGACCTTATCTACACCTCTTCAAGTGCAGCGTCTCGATGGGATACAGTTTCAACAGAGACCTCCCGCACTGTGTTTCAAGTCTATGCTTGGTACACGGACCGACAAGTACCTGGAGGAGTGTACGCAGTATGAAGCACTAAATTGCAACTCCTCAGACGTCTGTGTCCATGCACATACGTGTCtagatgtgtgtgtgtatgctCGCGGGCGACTGGCAGACTTCTCAGGAGCTTACCTGGACTACAGTTAAGGGCTTGAATCGCTGCTTTATCTTGGCCCTCGACCAGTATGCTCATGTCCGAAATGAGAACGTGTCGATCTTCCTGTTTGGGTCGCCTTCCCTGCATGAAGCGTGCGTCCATCCGAACTTGAAGCGAAGACGCCTCGGGCCGAGAtctcttcgttctgtctccccctCCACTTGACAGCGGAGCACCGCAGGCGTAGCAATCAGTCTGGGTGTGTGGCCTTGAGATGGACACAGAACCAGAAAAAGAGCAGGCACCAGAAGAAGCCGGAGGGGAAGAGCAGTCAGAACAAGAGGACAGCGACaagggagcagaagaggcgccTTCAGGAGGCGGCAGACTGTCGGTGGCGGTCTCATGCGCCATTTTTTCTCCCACACGGACAATAACGGAAAGGGAGAGTCTGAAAAGATATGTCTTTCTTCCGCCAAGCCGAAGGTTTCGCGGACAAAACGGGGAAGGTCAAGTTGGAAACAGGTTGCAGGTATCCCTGTGGAATTGCGGAATGGCATATCACGAGAGAGGCATGACAAGAGACCGAGAAACGTGGGTGTTATATGGAGGAAGGGAGGCCATACACTCCCCGGTCCTGTGTCCTTTGTGATGATGAGCGCCTGAGAACCGCAGGACGCATGACACATATAAATCCACACTGAGGGTGTGAAGAACGCGCGCCCGACAGAGAATAAAACAAGTCGACGTTCTCGCCTGATCCTTCTTGCTCTCCGACGTCTCGATGTATTCTGTCGCCCGAtatctctttgtttctccgtGTGTCCTCCCCTTTcgtggaggcgagacagTTTTACGTGAGAGCAGACGGTTAGCGGGGCGGGGtagaacgcagagaagaaaagcctTTTCGATCGCGCCTAAAGACGCGTAGACTTCACAAAAAAGAGTGACGGATAACGAGATAGGAGTGAAGTAGAGGTAACACACAGCCCGCCAGCATacaaaaaaaagagacttGAGAGTCGT includes these proteins:
- a CDS encoding protein phosphatase 2C domain-containing protein (encoded by transcript TGME49_220610), producing the protein MAHETATDSLPPPEGASSAPLSLSSCSDCSSPPASSGACSFSGSVSISRPHTQTDCYACGAPLSSGGGDRTKRSRPEASSLQVRMDARFMQGRRPKQEDRHVLISDMSILVEGQDKAAIQALNCSPAALVALFDGHCGATCSEFCATHLPSRVASYLVKPLPKSKRQKLSYQPTAAPSSESAPSSASSTSVASPPSSTSAVSTSSAPASPASEFLLKLPSSLPSSLVCPFPLPSEQVGELFLTLGPRIISAFKHVDREFLSKFRTLKVGGCTAVVCLILGNFVVVASVGDSRAVAGVCHKTRQAQDTHFPSPLLLNDEIENLPEGTSEKEEDGATSNGALAQLPASAPPPSSSSCSSRGITDLHRRQMKLRGGQEERPEATQSEEGDACVWEAIRVSRDHKPNLPEERERIETNGGRVVEVGGVARVAPKGFEERAKQIKMEQCISGGASKPPPVLMAVSRGFGDKELKEENLISATPDVFCFHATENVRLLIIACDGVWDVMTDQEAVEIAARHLDDPKEAASQVVKRAFDRGSQDNLTAIALVFDH